TCTACTACCCAGGCTGCCTGGCACTCCCTCGCAAGCAGGCTGCTGCGGATGACGTCGGAAACTGGGTCAGACCCGTCGGCATGAAGAGGATGCACCGCAAGGAGTGGACCGCCGAGGAGACCGAGCTCCTGCTCGCAACGCCCGACCCCGAGGAGGCGGCCCGCCTGCTGAACCGCTCGGTGAAGAGCTGTCAGACCCGGCGTTGGCGACTGATCGGACCGAAGAAGGCCAGGGTGCGCTTCCCGCACACCCCGGCCTGACTTCTCAACCCTTCACGCAGACGACCTGCTTGAGCTGGGCGACCACCTCGACCAGGTCACGCTGCTGCTCCATGACCTTCTCGATCGACTTGTACGCGCCCGGGATCTCGTCCACCACGCCACTGTCCTTACGGCACTCGACGCCCTTGGTCTGCTCCGCGAGGTCCTGCGCGGTGAACTTCTTCTTCGCCGCCGTCCGGCTCATCTTCCGGCCGGCGCCGTGCGAGGCCGAGTTGAAGGCCGCCGTGTTGCCGAGGCCACGGACGATGTACGAACCGGTGCCCATCGAGCCCGGGATGATGCCGTACTCACCCGAGCCGGCCCGGATCGCGCCCTTGCGGGTGACCAGCAGGTCGACACCGTCGTACCGCTCCTCCGCCACGTAGTTGTGGTGGCAGCTGATCTCGTCCTCGAAGGTGACCTTCGCCTTCGGGAACTCGCGCCGCAGCACGTCCTTGAAGAGCGCCATCATCACGGCACGGTTCTTCTTGGCGTACTCCTGCGCCCAGAACAGGTCCGAACGGTAGGCGGCCATCTGCGGGGTGTCCGCGATGAACACCGCGAGATCGCGGTCGACCAGGCCCTGGTTGTGCGGAAGGCCACGGGCCACACCCATGTGATGCTCCGCCAGCTCCTTGCCGATGTTGCGTGATCCGGAGTGCAGCATCAGCCAGACCGAGCCATTAGTATCTATACAAACTTCCGAGAAGTGATTTCCGCTGCCGAGCGTGCCCATCTGCTGAGCAGCCCGCTCCCGCCGCCACTTCACCTCGCCGGCGATGCCGTCGAAGCGGCTCCAGAAGTCGTCCCACCCCGCCGTCGCGAAGCCGTGCAGCTTGCCCGGGTCGACCGGGTCGGAGTGCAGGCCACGGCCGACCGGGATGACCTGCTCGATCTTCGAGCGCAGCCGGGACAGGTCGTCGGGGAGGTCCTTGGCGGTGAGGGAGGTCTTCACCGCGCTCATGCCGCAGCCGATGTCGACGCCGACCGCGGCCGGGCAGACCGCGCCCTTCATGGCGATGACGGAGCCGACGGTGGCGCCCTTGCCCAGGTGGACGTCGGGCATCACGGCGAGGCCGTGCAGCCACGGGAGCGAGCTGATGTTGCGCAGCTGCTGCATGGCCTGGCCCTCGACCGTCGAGGGGTTGGTCCACATCCGGATCGGGACCCGGATGCCGGGGACTTCGGTGTACGACATGGTGAACGACCTCCAGGGGTCGGCTGGTTCCAAGCTTAGTGAGGGTGCCGCGCGAAGCTTCCGGCGTGGCTCGGGGAAGACGAGAGCGCTCAGCGAGCGGTACAGGGGGAATACGGTCGCCTGAGGGAGCTGGTTCGCTCGACCCGCATGGTGACCGCCTCCTCTCCTGTGTGTGGCCGCCCGACCGGGCGACGGGTGCTATCTAGCCACAGGCGGCGACACCCCGGCAACGGATTAAACGACGACGGCCCGACGGAGCTGATGCTCCGTCGGGCCGTCGCGGCAGGCTGGGGTCAGCTGATGACGGTGACCTCGCCGATGCCCAACTCCCGTACCTGGTCCGCGATCACGGCCGCGTCGCCGACCAGCACGGTGACCAGCCGGTCCGGCGGGAAGGCGGCGACCACGGCTTCGGTGGCGGCGGCGGTGTCGAGGGCGGCGAGCTGCCGGTAGATCTCGGCCTGGTAGTCGTCGGGCAGGTACTGCTCGACCTGGTCGGCCAGGGTGGCGGCGACCGAGCCGGCCGTCTCGTACTTGAGCGGGGCGACCCCGACCAGGAACTGGACGGCCTCGTCGCGCTCGGCGTCGGTCAGGCCCTCGGCGGCCAGGGTGCGCAGGATGGTCCAGGTGTCGGCCAGCGCGGGGGCGGTGGAGGCGGTGTCCACCGAGCCGCTGATGGCGATCAGCGCGCGGCCGGTGCCCTCGGCGTTGGAGCGCAGCGGCTGGGCGAAGGCCCGGACGCCGTAGGTGTAGCCCTTCTCCTCGCGCAGCACGCGGTCGAGCCGGGAGGTGAGGGTGCCGCCGAGGCAGTAGGTGCCGAGGATCTGGGCGGCCCACAGCGGGTCGTGGCGGTCGGGGCCGATCCGGCCGATCAGCA
This genomic interval from Kitasatospora gansuensis contains the following:
- a CDS encoding RtcB family protein; amino-acid sequence: MSYTEVPGIRVPIRMWTNPSTVEGQAMQQLRNISSLPWLHGLAVMPDVHLGKGATVGSVIAMKGAVCPAAVGVDIGCGMSAVKTSLTAKDLPDDLSRLRSKIEQVIPVGRGLHSDPVDPGKLHGFATAGWDDFWSRFDGIAGEVKWRRERAAQQMGTLGSGNHFSEVCIDTNGSVWLMLHSGSRNIGKELAEHHMGVARGLPHNQGLVDRDLAVFIADTPQMAAYRSDLFWAQEYAKKNRAVMMALFKDVLRREFPKAKVTFEDEISCHHNYVAEERYDGVDLLVTRKGAIRAGSGEYGIIPGSMGTGSYIVRGLGNTAAFNSASHGAGRKMSRTAAKKKFTAQDLAEQTKGVECRKDSGVVDEIPGAYKSIEKVMEQQRDLVEVVAQLKQVVCVKG